A genome region from Aliivibrio salmonicida LFI1238 includes the following:
- the argR gene encoding transcriptional regulator ArgR → MRNNEKQERLVKEFKSILKAERFGSQGEIVDALRISGFDNINQSKVSRMLTKFGAVRTRNAKMEMVYCLPIELGVPTVSSSLRELVMDVDYNSALVVIHTGPGAAQLIARLLDSLGKAEGILGVVAGDDTIFITPTRNIEIKTLFDSVCDLFEYSI, encoded by the coding sequence ATGCGAAATAATGAAAAACAAGAACGACTAGTTAAAGAATTTAAATCGATTCTAAAAGCAGAGCGATTTGGTTCCCAAGGTGAAATTGTCGATGCCCTTCGTATATCAGGTTTTGACAATATCAATCAATCAAAAGTATCTCGAATGCTCACTAAGTTCGGGGCCGTACGCACACGTAATGCAAAAATGGAAATGGTCTACTGCCTACCAATAGAGTTAGGCGTTCCAACGGTTTCTAGTTCTCTACGTGAACTGGTTATGGACGTTGATTACAACAGTGCATTAGTGGTTATCCATACCGGCCCAGGTGCAGCTCAATTAATTGCTCGTTTATTAGATTCCCTAGGAAAAGCCGAAGGTATTTTGGGCGTAGTTGCTGGTGATGATACTATTTTTATCACTCCTACGCGTAACATCGAAATTAAAACGTTATTTGATTCAGTCTGTGACCTTTTTGAATACAGCATCTAA
- the mdh gene encoding malate dehydrogenase, giving the protein MKVAVIGAAGGIGQALALLLKNRLPAGSDLALYDIAPVTPGVAADLSHIPTPVSIKGYCGEDPTPALEGADVVLISAGVARKPGMDRSDLFNINAGIVKSLAEKIAVTCPKACIGIITNPVNTTVAIAAEVLKKAGVYDKNKLFGVTTLDVIRSETFVAELKGKNPGEICVPVIGGHSGVTILPLLSQVEGVEFTAEEVAALTPRIQNAGTEVVEAKAGGGSATLSMGQAACRFGLSLVKALSGEKGVVECAYVEGNGEHARFFAQPILLGKNGVEEIQHYGELSTFEQDALDSMLDTLKADIKIGEEFIK; this is encoded by the coding sequence ATGAAAGTTGCTGTTATTGGCGCCGCTGGAGGCATCGGACAAGCATTAGCATTACTTCTTAAGAATCGATTACCAGCCGGCTCGGATCTTGCTCTTTATGATATTGCACCGGTAACCCCTGGGGTTGCTGCGGATCTTAGTCATATCCCAACACCAGTTTCAATTAAAGGGTATTGCGGAGAAGATCCAACACCAGCACTTGAAGGCGCTGATGTTGTTTTAATTTCTGCTGGTGTTGCTCGTAAACCAGGAATGGATCGTTCAGATCTTTTCAATATTAATGCGGGTATTGTTAAGTCATTGGCTGAAAAAATTGCAGTGACTTGTCCAAAGGCATGCATTGGTATTATTACTAACCCTGTTAATACAACCGTGGCAATTGCTGCTGAAGTATTAAAAAAAGCAGGTGTATACGATAAAAATAAATTGTTTGGCGTAACCACACTGGATGTGATCCGTTCAGAGACGTTTGTGGCTGAGTTAAAAGGTAAAAATCCAGGAGAGATCTGTGTTCCTGTTATTGGTGGGCATTCTGGTGTTACGATTCTTCCTCTGCTTTCACAAGTTGAGGGTGTTGAGTTCACCGCTGAAGAAGTGGCAGCATTAACACCGCGTATTCAAAACGCAGGAACGGAAGTTGTGGAAGCTAAAGCTGGTGGCGGTTCTGCGACACTTTCAATGGGCCAAGCGGCATGTCGCTTTGGTTTATCACTAGTAAAAGCGCTTAGTGGTGAGAAAGGGGTTGTAGAATGTGCGTATGTTGAAGGCAATGGTGAACACGCTCGTTTCTTCGCGCAACCCATTCTTCTTGGTAAAAATGGTGTTGAAGAGATTCAACACTATGGCGAATTAAGTACTTTTGAACAAGATGCACTAGATAGCATGCTAGATACGTTAAAAGCGGATATTAAAATTGGCGAAGAATTTATTAAGTAA